From one Candidatus Lokiarchaeota archaeon genomic stretch:
- the larB gene encoding nickel pincer cofactor biosynthesis protein LarB produces MHEVREILEALSAGKINVNEAEEKLKRLELRKIGSLAVIDPGREHRSGIPEVVMAETKTSEQLAKIIQGMLEAKKFVLTTRASEAQVEYLEDYLKDFEFDVRGGNNHITLLIHHPDWKPKRRGGTIAVITAGTSDEFFAEEAEAVAEVMGVEVLRFRDVGVAGIHRLIEPLEQIREKGVDAIVVFAGMEGALPTVVASLVDIPVIGVPVPIGYGHGGNGETALSSMLQSCAPGLAVVNIGNGLGGGGIAALIALRASYE; encoded by the coding sequence ATGCACGAGGTTCGTGAAATTCTAGAGGCCCTATCAGCTGGCAAAATCAATGTGAATGAGGCGGAAGAAAAACTCAAGAGGCTAGAATTGCGAAAAATTGGGAGCCTAGCTGTCATCGACCCAGGTCGAGAGCATAGAAGCGGGATTCCTGAAGTTGTTATGGCAGAAACAAAAACGAGCGAACAACTCGCGAAAATTATTCAGGGTATGTTGGAAGCAAAGAAGTTCGTGCTCACAACGAGAGCCTCAGAAGCACAAGTCGAATACTTGGAGGATTATCTGAAAGATTTCGAATTCGATGTCAGAGGAGGAAACAACCACATAACTCTGCTAATTCATCATCCTGATTGGAAGCCCAAAAGGCGTGGCGGTACGATCGCAGTTATTACCGCAGGAACTTCGGATGAATTCTTCGCAGAAGAAGCAGAAGCCGTTGCAGAAGTAATGGGAGTCGAAGTACTGAGATTTCGTGATGTTGGCGTAGCTGGCATCCATCGGCTTATCGAACCTCTTGAACAGATAAGAGAGAAGGGCGTGGATGCAATCGTGGTATTTGCCGGAATGGAAGGGGCATTACCTACTGTTGTGGCTTCGTTAGTTGATATCCCAGTAATTGGTGTGCCTGTGCCCATTGGATACGGGCATGGCGGGAATGGTGAGACCGCTCTATCATCCATGCTTCAATCTTGCGCTCCGGGATTAGCAGTTGTGAATATCGGAAATGGTCTTGGCGGCGGTGGAATTGCGGCACTTATTGCTCTGAGAGCATCATATGAGTGA
- a CDS encoding ArgE/DapE family deacylase, translating into MMIDRSRILALLEKLVATNSENPPGNERAVADVLCNHLAQYDIHAKEVGNDKNRPNLVFSTHDGEFGNLLLHGHMDTVPVGSEDNWSYDPFGAQISDGRLYGRGACDMKGPVAALAETMIQYKAENHDTPLVMLATSDEEAGLGGAQQVAESGILEGIEWGICAEPTSLGILLGGKGTFWTRIMAKGKSAHGSRPQEGINAISLCMEALESVAGEEFAYDESLLGKPTVNIGVIEGGTKINVVPEHCEAQIDMRTVEGQTSESILQSMKERLQDAGLEESIEIEIIDAHPPVLTPNDAEIVKIAEKVISETTGRHPDIATATYGTDCSVLQPEVGIMNIICGAGSIEQAHQPDEYIEIDQLLDSVDIYLKIARHFDENR; encoded by the coding sequence ATGATGATTGATCGTTCGAGGATTCTTGCTCTTCTGGAAAAACTCGTGGCGACTAATAGTGAAAATCCACCTGGTAATGAACGCGCAGTTGCTGATGTGCTCTGCAACCACCTTGCTCAGTATGACATTCACGCTAAAGAAGTTGGAAACGATAAGAATCGTCCAAATCTTGTTTTCTCCACACATGATGGTGAATTTGGAAATCTCCTGCTACATGGCCATATGGATACTGTCCCGGTTGGATCGGAAGATAACTGGTCCTATGATCCATTTGGAGCTCAGATTTCTGATGGCCGTCTCTATGGCCGTGGTGCGTGTGATATGAAGGGGCCAGTAGCTGCCCTAGCTGAGACAATGATTCAGTACAAAGCTGAGAACCATGATACACCATTAGTTATGCTTGCTACATCGGATGAAGAGGCTGGACTTGGGGGTGCCCAACAAGTTGCAGAGAGTGGTATCCTGGAAGGTATTGAATGGGGCATATGTGCTGAACCAACGAGCCTAGGTATTCTCTTGGGCGGAAAAGGGACTTTCTGGACCCGAATAATGGCAAAAGGAAAGTCAGCTCATGGTTCAAGGCCCCAAGAAGGAATCAATGCTATCTCCTTGTGTATGGAAGCTCTAGAAAGCGTTGCTGGTGAAGAATTTGCATATGATGAATCACTACTGGGCAAGCCTACAGTTAACATAGGTGTAATCGAAGGCGGCACAAAAATCAATGTTGTTCCAGAACATTGTGAAGCCCAAATCGACATGCGGACAGTTGAAGGTCAGACTTCTGAATCTATATTGCAATCCATGAAAGAACGATTACAGGATGCAGGTCTAGAGGAGAGCATCGAGATAGAAATCATTGATGCTCATCCACCAGTTCTTACACCAAATGATGCAGAAATAGTGAAAATTGCAGAGAAGGTTATATCTGAAACTACAGGACGGCATCCTGACATAGCTACCGCTACATACGGAACTGATTGTTCAGTCCTACAGCCGGAGGTGGGGATTATGAATATCATCTGTGGAGCTGGATCGATAGAACAGGCACATCAACCTGACGAGTACATAGAAATTGACCAATTGCTCGATTCGGTTGATATCTATCTCAAGATTGCACGCCATTTTGATGAAAACCGCTGA
- the dapA gene encoding 4-hydroxy-tetrahydrodipicolinate synthase produces MSNEFKFEGVYPALVTPFDETGVNESQYQDLIEHVIRHGATGIVPCGTTGEFTSMTFDERLEAIRIACETANGRVRVMAGTGAPYTADAVRLTRRAAEMGADTALVVTPYFLKPSTKEIYEHYSKIAEASDIPIFLYNIPQVTGVKLDWKLVDGLREIDGVSGMKDSSGDLVNLTSILLRRPHDFQVVVGHDQVAFPALAAGCDGAILMSANIFPDRYIEMQNALSGGNLNDAKVVQRTIQKTVRLLVNKGGGIAVKAALNMMGITVGDARKPLLEGDLFSFEDLDELRTCLEDLQLIPRGPVAFRMGDREIVAEQYPKAVGIVPDVVEDLTLLHGESLCGGGHEVAHVDLLMGIKTGPMKQALETADKIMKGFHQSNTIKDLQPTTVFAPTVNITDESHKDMVYNVAEKAVADAVTRTVTDQIIPEELVPDLVIAVNAFVHPTANNRRRVHINNFRAVRHALRRAIEQRPEISKVVAQKDSSRHPFAYSP; encoded by the coding sequence ATGAGTAACGAATTCAAATTTGAAGGCGTCTATCCGGCTCTCGTTACACCATTTGACGAGACTGGCGTGAACGAGTCACAGTACCAAGATCTAATCGAACATGTTATTCGGCATGGTGCTACCGGAATTGTCCCCTGCGGCACTACCGGTGAATTCACTAGCATGACTTTCGATGAACGTCTGGAGGCTATTCGAATTGCTTGTGAAACAGCAAACGGAAGAGTTCGTGTTATGGCCGGTACTGGCGCCCCATATACGGCTGACGCAGTAAGACTCACCAGACGAGCGGCAGAAATGGGTGCAGACACCGCCCTCGTTGTTACCCCCTATTTCCTCAAACCCTCCACAAAGGAAATCTACGAGCATTATTCGAAAATAGCAGAGGCCAGCGATATTCCCATCTTCTTGTACAACATTCCACAAGTAACTGGCGTCAAGCTTGACTGGAAGCTGGTCGATGGGTTGCGAGAAATAGACGGGGTTTCTGGAATGAAAGATTCCAGTGGTGACTTGGTCAACCTTACCAGCATTCTGCTCAGACGACCTCATGATTTTCAAGTAGTTGTTGGTCATGATCAAGTTGCATTTCCAGCTCTTGCAGCAGGTTGTGATGGCGCTATACTCATGAGTGCCAACATATTTCCCGACCGTTACATTGAGATGCAAAATGCCTTGTCGGGTGGTAATCTCAATGATGCAAAGGTTGTTCAAAGGACAATTCAGAAGACGGTTCGACTACTTGTCAATAAGGGTGGCGGAATTGCAGTCAAGGCTGCTCTGAATATGATGGGTATCACCGTGGGTGATGCTCGAAAACCCCTTCTTGAGGGCGATCTATTCAGCTTCGAAGACCTAGATGAGCTTAGGACCTGCCTAGAGGACCTGCAACTAATTCCAAGGGGGCCTGTAGCCTTTCGAATGGGTGATAGAGAAATAGTTGCGGAACAGTATCCAAAGGCTGTCGGAATTGTTCCTGATGTTGTTGAAGACCTGACTCTGTTGCATGGCGAGTCTTTGTGTGGTGGCGGTCATGAGGTTGCTCACGTGGACTTGTTGATGGGCATCAAAACAGGCCCGATGAAACAAGCTTTAGAAACAGCAGACAAAATCATGAAAGGGTTCCATCAGTCAAATACAATCAAAGACTTGCAACCCACTACGGTCTTTGCCCCAACAGTAAATATCACTGATGAATCGCACAAGGATATGGTCTACAATGTAGCCGAGAAGGCAGTTGCTGATGCGGTTACCCGAACCGTGACCGACCAGATCATACCTGAGGAATTGGTTCCGGATCTTGTTATTGCAGTCAATGCTTTTGTTCATCCAACCGCCAATAATCGTCGGAGAGTACACATAAACAACTTCCGTGCGGTCAGGCATGCCCTGAGGAGAGCCATTGAACAAAGACCCGAGATCTCTAAGGTCGTAGCACAGAAGGATTCATCACGACATCCTTTTGCCTATAGCCCCTAA
- the dapA gene encoding 4-hydroxy-tetrahydrodipicolinate synthase, with product MTKRFVPHGVMPALVTPFTRHGDIHEEGLKQVIDYTIEKGATGVVPAGTTGEFVYMRTEERKKLLKLTVEHVDGRVPVVAGTGENSTEATIRLTKYAADVGCDAALVVSPFFLRPSDKGYYDHYAEIAREGNLPIIMYNIPQCTLGTLQSNIVQDLADLDNIVGIKDSGGDIGHTMELIQKVGDKIPVLIGHDECFLSAVSAGASAAIMASANIMPHIWLEIMDNIKNGNLDEARQRQLDVQTLSRIVTRNGGAPPVKAALKMMGIEAGYSRMPLDSGGTLTRELKEEIRLELEKLALIDTPSREPVKKEPDIRQLATELGFDNPNFEECNLTTEASDTVSVTVLTGNKKSIAGDLFVRLLTTPKQGYEGLTVILEPNLAVRPSSLMVPARGIQSMRQASLFYGPVQSGAAKAIATAVDSGFIKEEQIGDTLMILMLDVDLDSRNRRKIVATTEEVVGKAMNSIWS from the coding sequence GTGACTAAACGATTCGTTCCTCATGGAGTGATGCCTGCCTTAGTTACGCCATTTACTAGACATGGCGATATACATGAAGAAGGCCTCAAGCAGGTAATCGATTACACTATTGAGAAAGGAGCTACAGGGGTAGTTCCTGCTGGGACTACTGGCGAGTTCGTCTATATGCGGACGGAAGAGAGAAAGAAGCTTCTCAAACTAACAGTAGAGCATGTAGATGGTCGGGTTCCTGTTGTGGCAGGAACTGGAGAGAATAGCACGGAGGCCACAATTCGGCTTACAAAATATGCTGCTGATGTGGGCTGTGATGCAGCTCTAGTTGTGTCGCCTTTCTTTCTACGACCAAGTGATAAGGGATACTATGATCACTATGCGGAAATCGCAAGAGAGGGAAATCTTCCCATTATCATGTACAACATCCCGCAATGTACGCTTGGAACTTTGCAATCCAACATAGTTCAAGACCTGGCGGACCTCGACAACATTGTTGGCATAAAGGATAGCGGTGGTGATATTGGCCATACGATGGAGCTAATACAGAAAGTTGGTGATAAAATCCCAGTGCTCATTGGTCACGACGAGTGCTTTCTTTCAGCTGTTTCTGCAGGGGCAAGTGCCGCCATTATGGCTTCAGCAAATATCATGCCACACATCTGGCTTGAAATAATGGACAATATCAAAAATGGCAATTTGGACGAAGCACGGCAAAGGCAATTGGACGTTCAAACGCTTTCCAGAATAGTCACACGGAACGGTGGAGCTCCCCCTGTTAAAGCTGCCCTTAAGATGATGGGGATTGAAGCTGGTTATTCCCGAATGCCTCTAGACTCGGGAGGAACCCTTACGCGGGAACTTAAGGAAGAAATAAGATTGGAACTTGAAAAGCTAGCACTCATAGATACTCCTTCCAGAGAACCAGTCAAGAAGGAACCTGATATACGTCAACTAGCTACCGAACTTGGCTTTGATAACCCCAATTTTGAGGAATGTAACCTCACAACCGAGGCAAGTGATACAGTATCGGTTACTGTTCTAACTGGGAACAAAAAATCTATAGCTGGCGATCTATTCGTCAGACTACTTACTACCCCCAAGCAGGGTTATGAAGGTCTTACTGTTATACTAGAGCCAAATCTGGCAGTTAGGCCAAGCTCATTGATGGTCCCTGCAAGAGGAATCCAATCAATGCGTCAAGCATCTCTCTTCTACGGGCCTGTTCAATCTGGTGCTGCAAAGGCGATAGCAACAGCTGTAGATTCTGGTTTCATAAAGGAAGAGCAAATTGGTGACACTCTGATGATTCTGATGCTAGATGTGGACCTAGATTCTCGTAATCGTAGGAAAATAGTTGCAACTACTGAAGAAGTGGTCGGCAAAGCAATGAATTCTATTTGGAGCTGA
- a CDS encoding MBL fold metallo-hydrolase, protein MISEILPDVYRIEGDYVGEYGYLSAYLLAAEDECLIVDPGTAGSPGEKILAAIRNIGLQPSEDVKAILCTHAHPDHVGGVKNIKKRTRASVIIHEQDAPLLRDPAMFTKSRLKMTLSDRIVMKFEKGPLRVNYDGLEPDRIITDGDLVRFGNHELQTLHTGGHSAGHCVFYDPDRKTLFCGDEINNFPHNPRKFYVDLSGNLISKRSALEKIRDLDIDFLLPTHDIPHLFDDVNVQIGETLEGVIAFQNCLLEHLKIRGEADIEQLVFDITKSNSVPYPKEMKPLLPTTVLVGLRSLEKAGLIYQEESIWYVNSH, encoded by the coding sequence ATGATTTCCGAGATACTCCCTGACGTCTATAGAATAGAAGGCGACTATGTAGGGGAATATGGCTACTTGTCTGCTTATCTGCTTGCAGCTGAAGATGAGTGTTTGATAGTTGATCCCGGCACGGCTGGCAGTCCTGGTGAGAAAATACTCGCGGCTATCAGAAATATTGGATTGCAACCCTCTGAGGATGTCAAAGCTATCCTTTGTACTCATGCTCATCCTGATCATGTCGGTGGAGTGAAAAACATCAAGAAACGCACTAGAGCCTCTGTGATTATTCATGAACAAGATGCTCCTCTCCTTCGAGACCCCGCCATGTTCACCAAATCGCGTTTGAAAATGACTCTTTCAGACCGAATTGTCATGAAATTTGAAAAAGGACCGTTGCGAGTCAACTACGATGGTTTGGAACCGGATAGAATCATCACCGATGGAGATTTGGTGCGTTTTGGCAATCACGAACTCCAAACACTACATACTGGTGGGCATTCTGCAGGTCACTGCGTATTTTATGATCCCGATCGAAAAACGCTGTTCTGTGGAGATGAGATAAACAATTTCCCTCATAATCCCCGGAAGTTCTACGTTGATTTATCTGGAAATCTGATTTCCAAGAGGAGTGCTCTAGAGAAAATCAGGGATTTGGATATTGATTTTCTTCTTCCTACTCACGATATACCACATCTTTTCGACGATGTGAACGTACAAATCGGAGAGACCCTAGAAGGCGTAATAGCGTTCCAGAACTGTCTTCTAGAACATCTCAAGATTCGAGGAGAAGCAGACATTGAACAGCTTGTATTTGATATTACCAAATCCAACTCGGTGCCATACCCGAAGGAAATGAAACCCCTATTACCGACAACTGTTCTCGTAGGACTTAGAAGTCTAGAAAAGGCGGGATTGATTTATCAAGAAGAGAGTATTTGGTATGTGAATAGTCACTAA
- a CDS encoding DUF123 domain-containing protein, with protein MQGVYTLIVDVTNRLNLAAGGLGDLTLDKGPYVYVGSAMGTGSTSLENRLARHFSDEKTVHWHIDYLLNKDAEKKSAIWAETEKSRECDVALRIKMSNHFVNGPAGFGASDCKKKCGTHLFRQISEVSTSTILEDIFEQLGLTPHIGTKDDFL; from the coding sequence ATGCAGGGCGTATACACTTTGATAGTCGATGTCACAAACCGACTGAATCTTGCAGCTGGAGGGTTGGGAGATTTGACTCTCGATAAGGGACCTTACGTTTATGTTGGTTCTGCGATGGGAACAGGTTCCACAAGCTTGGAGAATAGACTGGCTCGTCATTTCTCCGACGAAAAAACTGTTCATTGGCATATCGATTACCTTCTCAATAAGGACGCAGAAAAGAAAAGCGCGATATGGGCGGAGACTGAGAAATCAAGGGAATGCGATGTGGCACTAAGAATTAAGATGAGCAATCATTTCGTGAACGGACCCGCTGGATTCGGAGCATCGGATTGTAAGAAGAAATGCGGTACGCACCTGTTTCGGCAAATATCAGAGGTAAGCACATCCACAATCCTAGAGGATATTTTCGAGCAGTTAGGGCTTACACCTCACATCGGAACCAAAGATGATTTCCTGTAA
- a CDS encoding aldehyde ferredoxin oxidoreductase translates to MGFGGYQGTIVRADLSNNRFKEESLPKAWIQDYIGGDGFAAKILFEEVPPECRPLDEENKLILATGPVTGTLWPTSGRSAFFSKAALTGIWGESHVGGFIGPELKYAGYDLLVVEGRSEKPVYISITDSDLQLKDASDLWGKTTDTATSQIRRLQGDPDTQVAAIGPAGEHGVRFSSIIVNHARAAGRTGMGAVLGSKNVKAIAIRGRGAVEVHDHESFIDLAKRAHRRTRENPQAQEMSRWGTWSLTATKQEIGELPTYNHRTGVFSGWEKLSAGYIRPRYTVSDRACFGCSIGCKKVNYIKEGEYAGTLEEGPEYEGLMAFGSSLGIDDYPTTLKANEICNKYGMDIISAGTTIAFAMELYEEGILTTEDTGGLELEWGSKKAAIQLLEMIGEREGLGELLSQGSKKAAEAIGPEAEKFAMHVKGLEVSGQDGRTHRSIGLAHATAARGADHLRSLVTVDQLGYEDVAAKRWGKDKLPEIIDPYTEKYKAAAVVETENAYCIRDTLIVCWYSVSWPPIFWMEDFAELLPLVTGIDEFGSVDNLNLIAERQVTLKRLFNAREGITRADDTLPSRFTKDPMPEGPGKGQTVDLDPMLNAYYRRRGWDKETGLPTDNIIKNLSLDWTRDFMN, encoded by the coding sequence ATGGGTTTTGGAGGATATCAGGGTACAATAGTACGTGCCGACCTCAGCAATAATCGATTCAAAGAGGAATCCCTTCCCAAAGCATGGATACAGGATTACATAGGTGGTGACGGATTCGCTGCTAAGATTCTGTTTGAGGAGGTGCCTCCTGAATGTCGGCCATTAGATGAAGAGAATAAACTGATTCTTGCAACTGGACCCGTTACGGGAACTCTGTGGCCCACAAGCGGCCGGTCTGCTTTCTTCTCAAAAGCCGCACTAACCGGCATATGGGGCGAAAGTCATGTTGGTGGGTTCATTGGGCCCGAACTCAAGTATGCAGGCTATGATCTTCTTGTGGTTGAAGGTCGTTCTGAGAAACCTGTTTACATCAGTATTACAGATTCGGATTTACAGCTCAAGGATGCTAGTGATTTATGGGGCAAAACGACAGATACTGCAACTTCCCAGATTCGTCGCCTCCAGGGCGATCCAGATACACAAGTTGCTGCGATTGGCCCAGCCGGTGAGCATGGTGTCCGGTTCTCTTCAATAATTGTTAATCATGCACGAGCCGCTGGTCGAACTGGCATGGGTGCCGTCCTTGGTTCGAAGAACGTGAAAGCCATCGCTATCCGCGGCCGAGGAGCCGTCGAAGTACACGACCACGAATCTTTCATCGACTTGGCAAAAAGGGCTCACAGGAGAACTCGTGAGAATCCGCAGGCTCAGGAGATGAGCAGGTGGGGTACGTGGTCCCTAACAGCAACCAAGCAGGAAATTGGCGAACTCCCGACCTACAATCACCGCACTGGTGTTTTTTCAGGTTGGGAGAAGCTTAGTGCTGGATATATTCGCCCACGATACACGGTATCAGACAGAGCCTGCTTCGGTTGTAGTATCGGCTGTAAAAAGGTCAACTACATCAAAGAAGGCGAATATGCTGGAACATTGGAAGAAGGACCTGAATACGAGGGGCTTATGGCATTTGGAAGTTCACTAGGAATTGATGATTATCCAACAACACTGAAAGCAAACGAAATCTGCAACAAGTATGGAATGGATATAATCTCGGCAGGAACGACTATTGCATTTGCTATGGAATTGTACGAAGAAGGTATTCTTACAACGGAAGATACCGGTGGATTAGAGCTAGAATGGGGAAGCAAGAAGGCCGCCATCCAGCTTCTTGAGATGATTGGTGAACGTGAAGGTTTGGGTGAGCTGTTATCACAAGGAAGCAAAAAGGCAGCTGAAGCAATTGGTCCTGAAGCTGAGAAATTTGCTATGCATGTTAAGGGTCTTGAAGTCTCGGGTCAGGATGGGCGCACTCACAGAAGTATTGGCTTAGCCCATGCAACTGCTGCCCGTGGAGCAGACCATTTGCGAAGTCTGGTGACTGTTGATCAGCTCGGATATGAAGATGTTGCAGCGAAGCGATGGGGCAAAGACAAACTACCTGAGATAATTGATCCTTATACCGAGAAGTACAAGGCTGCGGCTGTGGTCGAAACTGAGAACGCATATTGCATTCGTGATACCCTGATTGTTTGTTGGTATTCTGTTTCGTGGCCACCAATCTTCTGGATGGAAGATTTCGCTGAACTGTTACCTTTGGTTACAGGAATTGATGAATTCGGTAGTGTTGATAACCTGAATCTGATTGCAGAACGACAAGTGACCCTCAAACGTCTATTCAACGCGCGGGAAGGCATTACGCGTGCTGATGATACGTTGCCAAGTAGATTCACAAAGGATCCCATGCCTGAGGGGCCTGGAAAGGGTCAGACAGTTGACTTGGATCCCATGCTCAATGCATACTATCGAAGACGTGGCTGGGACAAAGAAACAGGTTTACCTACTGATAACATAATCAAAAATCTCTCGCTCGACTGGACGAGAGATTTCATGAACTAG
- a CDS encoding AAA family ATPase: MVRKEFEKKNEESIEFEFELGGLEFEARGKASVIERMFNLLLEKIESGKIPLDEELEFEEEGEEYEDEYEVEEESEEEEEPEDYSYEEVESEEEWEKERELYEEEHEEDEWEEEKELYEGEVPEEEWEQEEEVYEDQEVESYEVDEEYGEYPYRDDEPAEESYEGHEYEEQPESESVSKPPEWDNLDPDESRAKLERELREKEEDEEDPDWA; the protein is encoded by the coding sequence ATGGTTCGTAAAGAGTTCGAGAAGAAAAACGAGGAAAGCATCGAGTTTGAATTTGAACTTGGCGGATTGGAATTCGAGGCGCGGGGGAAAGCCAGTGTCATCGAACGGATGTTTAACCTGCTTCTTGAGAAAATTGAATCCGGGAAGATTCCCCTTGATGAAGAGCTCGAATTTGAAGAAGAGGGAGAGGAGTATGAAGACGAATACGAGGTCGAAGAAGAATCTGAAGAGGAGGAAGAACCCGAAGACTATTCATATGAAGAAGTAGAATCTGAGGAGGAATGGGAGAAAGAACGCGAACTCTACGAAGAAGAACATGAAGAAGACGAGTGGGAGGAGGAAAAAGAACTCTACGAGGGTGAAGTGCCTGAAGAGGAATGGGAGCAGGAAGAAGAAGTTTACGAAGATCAAGAAGTGGAATCATACGAAGTTGACGAAGAGTATGGAGAATACCCATACAGAGATGATGAGCCCGCAGAAGAATCATATGAGGGGCATGAGTATGAAGAGCAGCCAGAATCTGAATCCGTAAGCAAGCCTCCCGAGTGGGACAACTTGGACCCTGACGAAAGTCGTGCAAAGCTTGAGCGAGAACTCCGAGAGAAGGAAGAGGATGAAGAAGACCCAGATTGGGCCTGA
- a CDS encoding branched-chain amino acid aminotransferase, translating to MDLKIDITLVSENERKQKPSDPMNLTFGSVYTDHMLIMRYHDGQWHTPKIKPYAQLELSPAALVLHYGQGIFEGMKAYRRRDCVLLFRPRENFKRLNRSAKRMVMPQIDKGFLLDALAKLIDIERDWIPQVHGTSLYIRPTMIATESKLGVKPSDEYLFYIILSPVGPYFKEGFSPVRIYVSNEYTRAVKGGVGAAKTMSNYAASLLATKKASEKGYSQVLWLDAIERKYIEECGTMNIFVRFDDELATPPLNDTILPGITRDSVLQLARDWGYDVNERKISIHETIDGIENGKVLEVFGTGTAAVIAPVGELHFNNSSYQIANGKVGDLSQRLFDTLTGIQCGEIDDPYDWIYEV from the coding sequence CTGGATTTGAAAATCGATATCACTTTGGTTTCGGAAAATGAACGAAAGCAAAAACCTTCAGATCCCATGAATCTTACCTTCGGTAGTGTGTACACTGACCACATGCTGATTATGCGGTATCATGATGGGCAATGGCATACTCCCAAGATCAAACCATATGCCCAGCTGGAATTGAGTCCTGCGGCTTTGGTCCTCCACTATGGTCAGGGCATCTTTGAGGGAATGAAGGCCTATCGGCGGAGAGATTGTGTTCTACTGTTTCGTCCCCGTGAGAATTTCAAGCGATTGAATAGGTCGGCCAAACGCATGGTCATGCCTCAAATAGACAAGGGTTTTCTATTAGATGCCCTAGCAAAGCTCATCGATATTGAACGGGATTGGATTCCTCAGGTGCATGGGACATCCCTGTACATTCGACCTACAATGATTGCCACAGAGTCGAAGCTAGGAGTGAAACCTTCCGATGAGTATCTCTTCTACATTATCCTGAGCCCTGTCGGACCATACTTCAAGGAAGGATTCAGCCCTGTTCGCATATATGTCTCGAACGAATATACGAGAGCGGTCAAGGGTGGTGTCGGTGCAGCCAAAACTATGAGCAATTATGCTGCCAGTCTATTGGCTACGAAGAAGGCAAGTGAGAAGGGATATTCACAGGTGTTGTGGCTTGATGCTATAGAACGTAAGTATATCGAAGAATGCGGCACCATGAACATATTTGTCCGTTTTGATGACGAACTTGCTACTCCTCCGCTTAATGATACGATTCTACCTGGTATCACCCGGGATTCAGTATTGCAACTCGCGCGAGATTGGGGCTATGATGTTAACGAGCGAAAAATCTCGATTCACGAAACTATAGATGGTATCGAAAATGGCAAGGTGCTCGAGGTTTTCGGTACAGGAACCGCTGCTGTTATCGCACCTGTGGGTGAGCTTCATTTCAACAACTCGTCCTACCAGATAGCGAATGGAAAAGTCGGAGACCTCTCACAGAGGCTTTTCGACACCCTCACAGGTATCCAGTGCGGCGAAATCGATGATCCATATGATTGGATTTACGAAGTGTAG